From one Neofelis nebulosa isolate mNeoNeb1 chromosome 4, mNeoNeb1.pri, whole genome shotgun sequence genomic stretch:
- the LOC131508809 gene encoding olfactory receptor-like protein OLF3, protein METNNQTWVREFILLGLSSDWDTRVSLFVLFLIMYLVTVLGNFLIVLLIRLDSRLHTPMYFFLTNLSLVDVSYATSIVPQMLVHLLIEHKAIPFVSCAAQLFFSLGLGGIEFVLLAVMAYDRYVAVCDPLRYSVIMHGGLCTRLAITSWVSGSLNSLMQTIITFQLPMCANKYIDHISCELLAVVRLACVDTSSNEIAIMVSSIVLLMTPFCLVLLSYIQIISTILKIQSTEGRKKAFHTCASHLTVVVLCYGMTIFTYIQPRSSPSILQEKLISVFYAILMPVLNPMIYSIRNKEVKGAWQKLLGQLSELMSKLAT, encoded by the coding sequence atggaaacaaataACCAGACATGGGTGAGAGAGTTTATTCTTCTTGGCCTGTCCAGTGACTGGGACACACGGGTCTCCCTCTTTGTCCTCTTCTTGATCATGTACTTGGTGACAGTGCTGGGGAACTTCCTCATTGTCCTTCTGATCAGACTGGACAGCCGACTCCACACTCCCATGTACTTCTTTCTCACCAACCTCTCCCTTGTTGATGTCTCTTATGCCACAAGCATCGTCCCCCAGATGTTGGTGCATCTTCTAATAGAACATAAAGCAATCCCATTTGTGAGCTGTGCAGCCCAGTTATTTTTCTCCTTGGGCTTGGGTGGGATTGAGTTTGTTCTACTGGCAGTGATGGCCTACGACCGCTATGTGGCTGTGTGCGACCCCCTGCGATACTCGGTCATCATGCACGGAGGGCTCTGTACCAGGTTGGCCATCACATCCTGGGTCAGTGGTTCTCTCAACTCTCTCATGCAGACCATCATCACCTTTCAGCTGCCCATGTGTGCAAACAAGTATATTGATCACATATCCTGTGAACTCCTAGCTGTGGTCAGACTGGCCTGTGTGGACACCTCCTCCAATGAGATAGCGATCATGGTTTCTAGCATTGTCTTGCTGATGACACCCTTCTGCCTGGTCCTCTTGTCCTACATCCAGATCATCTCCACCATCCTGAAGATCCAGTccacagagggaagaaagaaagcctTCCACACCTGTGCGTCTCACCTCACAGTGGTCGTCTTGTGCTATGGCATGACCATTTTCACCTACATCCAGCCCCGCTCCAGTCCTTCTATCCTTCAGGAGAAGTTGATTTCTGTCTTCTATGCCATTTTGATGCCCGTGCTGAATCCCATGATTTATAGCATAAGGAATAAGGAGGTGAAGGGGGCCTGGCAGAAACTACTAGGGCAGTTATCTGAATTAATGTCAAAACTGGCAACTTGA